A genomic region of Klebsiella sp. RIT-PI-d contains the following coding sequences:
- a CDS encoding amidohydrolase codes for MTFSQQLIDWRRELHQHPELSLEEVATTARLSDWLQAGNIRLLPYALKTGVVAEIGQGEKAIALRADIDALPIHEATTVPFRSQNAGVMHACGHDIHSSVMLGAALLLKQKEAQLPGRVRILFQPAEENFAGAKALIRAGVLEGISAIFGMHNEPGLPVGHFATRGGAFYANVDRLVIRITGKGAHAARPHEGRDAILLASQLVTALQSVASREVNTLDSVVLSVTRIQGGNTWNVLPESVELEGTLRTHRIEVQQRVKARVDEIAAGFALAFGAQIDVTWYAGPTALVNDERWAAFSHDVAQQSGYHTDPADLHMGGEDFAVYLQHIPGAFVSIGSASDFGLHHPAFNPDEALIAPAAHYFASLAERALHHI; via the coding sequence ATGACCTTCAGCCAGCAATTAATCGACTGGCGGCGCGAACTGCACCAGCATCCGGAACTTTCTCTCGAAGAGGTCGCTACCACTGCACGCCTGAGTGACTGGTTGCAGGCAGGCAATATCCGCCTGCTGCCCTATGCGCTCAAAACCGGCGTGGTGGCGGAAATTGGCCAGGGAGAAAAAGCGATTGCCCTGCGTGCGGATATTGACGCACTGCCCATCCATGAAGCCACTACTGTCCCGTTTCGCTCGCAGAACGCCGGAGTTATGCACGCCTGCGGTCACGATATTCACAGTAGCGTCATGCTGGGTGCCGCGCTGCTATTGAAACAAAAAGAAGCCCAGCTGCCGGGGCGGGTGCGAATTTTATTTCAGCCTGCCGAGGAAAATTTCGCCGGGGCCAAAGCGCTGATCCGCGCCGGGGTGCTGGAGGGTATTTCGGCGATATTCGGCATGCATAATGAGCCGGGACTACCGGTAGGGCACTTTGCTACCCGTGGCGGCGCGTTTTATGCCAACGTCGACCGCCTGGTGATCCGCATTACCGGCAAAGGTGCGCACGCTGCCCGGCCTCATGAAGGGCGTGATGCGATCCTGCTTGCCAGTCAACTGGTTACGGCGCTCCAGAGTGTTGCCAGCCGCGAAGTGAATACGCTTGATTCAGTCGTGCTTAGCGTGACGCGCATACAGGGCGGGAATACCTGGAATGTGCTGCCTGAAAGCGTTGAACTGGAAGGGACTCTGCGCACCCATCGCATTGAAGTTCAACAGCGGGTGAAGGCCCGGGTCGATGAAATCGCCGCCGGATTTGCCCTCGCGTTTGGCGCACAGATCGACGTTACCTGGTACGCCGGGCCGACGGCGCTGGTGAATGATGAGCGCTGGGCGGCCTTTTCTCACGATGTAGCGCAGCAATCGGGTTATCACACCGATCCTGCCGACCTGCATATGGGCGGTGAAGATTTTGCCGTCTATCTCCAGCACATTCCCGGCGCGTTTGTCAGTATCGGCAGCGCCAGCGATTTTGGCTTACATCATCCGGCGTTTAATCCGGACGAAGCGCTGATTGCACCTGCCGCGCACTATTTTGCGTCGCTGGCCGAGCGCGCATTACATCATATTTAA
- a CDS encoding LLM class flavin-dependent oxidoreductase, with the protein MSYLLSILDKSPVAEGENATQALARTLTLAQHAEAWGYHRFWIAEHHNTAQLASPSPELVIAWLLGQTRRIRVGSGGVMLQHYSPYKVAENFNLLASIAPGRVDLGVGKAPGGLPNATRVLQQGSHADEKGRFDDRLAQLDNWLSLTREDDEASVLATPIPTQRPQGFLLGASVQSARLAASLDWDFVFAAHLNGDKALLREVIAAWRAVSRRPVIVAVQAIVADDTTRAATLAQQVEIWGVELENGQRVTVGSEAQAQAFVRQAQSPAIHIARRESSLLHGTAEQVLAQLDALHTAFGIDEFIIDTPVAEGEARINSLRLLADARVVAEVAP; encoded by the coding sequence ATGTCTTATTTATTAAGTATTCTGGATAAAAGCCCCGTGGCGGAAGGCGAAAATGCCACCCAGGCGCTGGCGCGCACATTAACACTGGCGCAACATGCCGAAGCCTGGGGATATCATCGTTTCTGGATAGCCGAGCATCATAATACCGCTCAACTGGCCAGCCCCTCCCCGGAGCTGGTTATTGCCTGGCTTCTTGGCCAGACCCGACGTATTCGGGTTGGCTCTGGCGGGGTGATGTTGCAGCACTACAGTCCGTATAAAGTGGCTGAAAACTTCAATTTGCTGGCCTCTATTGCGCCGGGACGGGTCGACCTCGGAGTGGGAAAAGCGCCGGGCGGCCTGCCGAATGCCACGCGCGTTCTTCAGCAGGGCAGTCATGCAGACGAAAAAGGACGTTTTGACGATCGGCTGGCGCAGCTGGATAACTGGTTGTCCCTGACCCGGGAAGATGATGAGGCCAGCGTGCTGGCCACGCCGATCCCGACCCAGCGTCCGCAGGGATTTCTGCTGGGGGCCAGCGTGCAGAGCGCCAGACTGGCCGCGTCGCTGGACTGGGATTTTGTTTTTGCCGCGCATTTGAATGGCGATAAAGCGCTGCTGCGCGAGGTCATCGCCGCCTGGCGAGCCGTCAGTCGCAGACCGGTGATTGTTGCCGTGCAGGCAATTGTCGCCGACGACACTACCCGGGCGGCAACGCTGGCGCAGCAGGTTGAGATCTGGGGCGTGGAGCTTGAAAACGGTCAGCGCGTGACCGTGGGCAGTGAAGCCCAGGCGCAGGCGTTTGTACGCCAGGCGCAAAGTCCGGCGATCCATATAGCCCGCCGCGAATCGTCGTTATTGCACGGCACCGCGGAACAGGTGCTGGCCCAGCTTGACGCGCTGCACACCGCGTTCGGCATTGACGAATTTATCATTGATACGCCGGTGGCCGAGGGTGAGGCGCGGATCAACTCTCTGCGTTTACTGGCGGATGCGCGTGTCGTCGCGGAGGTTGCGCCATGA